The Burkholderiales bacterium region GGCAGGCGGCACCGGCACGCTAGACTCGCGGGGCGCGCTCTCCCGGCTTGCCCCGCCCTCTGGTGGCTGCGGCGCCATCGGTCGCGCGTCCAGATCTGCCATTCCGGCCCGGGCGGCAAGATGCGCCCGGGGTTCGGCAAGGCGCCCCTGGGGCTCCCGCAGCAGCTCCGCCAGGGTGCGCTGCCCCGTCACCCATTGGGCCTGGTGGGATTCATAGAAGAGCCCACTGTGGGTCAGCGTGGATTTGAGGGCCAGCGCAAGCTGTGCCACATCGGGCGCCCCGTTGGCGGGCGGCGCCGGCAGGATGGGGGTGCTGCGCGCGAGGGCTGCGGTCTCCTCCCCGGGCTGGCCGGCCCGGCTGAGAAGGGCATGGATAAACCGGGCGGTATCACTCAGGTTTACCGCCGGTCGCGGGGAGGCTGCCGGCTGGGTCTCGAGGAGGAAGGTCGGGCGGGGATGGGCGCCCACGTAGCGCAGCTCCACCTGGCTGCCGGGCTGGGTATTGCGGGGCAGGTTGAGGTCCAGATGCTGGTCGTTTACCTGCACCAGGAACCGACCATTGGGCAGTTGGGAAAGCACCGTCGCCGTCACCTGCTGGCCGGGGCTGAATCTCAGGAAGGATTCGGGCAGCCGCTCGGCCCCCTCCACCAGCGGGGTGGATTTGCGCAGGAGCTGCTGCAGTTGGGCGAGGACGTCGTTGACCGTCATCAGCGCCCCCGCCCGCAGGAAAATCCTAGATGCGGCCGCCCCGTTGCATGGCGACGATCAGCTCGGCTTCGGCGCGGGAGATGCCACAGGAGGCGGCCACCTCGGCCACGTCCAGCCCCTGTTTGGCAAGCTGAAAGGCCTTGCTGTAAGGGGTGGAGGGCGCCTCCTCTGCGACTGTGGCCGAGGCTTCCAGACGGGCGAGCCGCTCCCGCAGCTCCGCCACCTCGCGGCGCAGCTCCACGAGCTCGCGGGTCTGGGCGCCACGGCGCAGGAAACCCAGGCCCCGCCCCCGCCCGCCATACATGAGGAGGAGCAGCTCCGCGACGTACACCCCGAGGATGACCATCGCGCCGATGAGGATTTCCTTCCAGGTGAGAACGAACGCGCCTTCCATTCCAACCACCCCGAACGACTTGGCAGCTTTCCGGAATTATATCCCTCCCGTTTCCCTCAGGCGTATTCATCGATGTGGGGGCCGGGCGCGTTGGGGGTGCCGGCGGGCGGCTGGCGTCGCCGCGGGCGTTGGCGCGGCGTCTGGCCGCCCGGGCGAGGGGGATTGCGGTCGGGCTTGACCGGGAACAGATCGGGCACGGGCCCCAAGGGGTCAGTCCCACCGAATCCCGGCCCGGCCATGGCCTCACCCGCCGTGATAGGCCCGCTCCAGCCTGCGCTGGGCGTGCACGCTGGCCAGCACTTCGCTCATCTCATCCATCCAGGCACGGGTGAGCGCGGTGATCTCCCGGTCCGCCTCCAGCACCGCCTGGATCAAGGCATCCTTCTCCGCCGCCAGGGGCCCGAAGCTCACCGACTCCGCGGTCACCGCCCCGATGAGATCCCGGCGCGCCGCCTCCAGCTCGACGAGGCGATCCCATTCACCGGCGCGTGCGGCCTCCAGCATGCGCTGGGTGGTCTTACGGATTTCGCGGTAGCGGGAAAGGGCCTCGGCGGCATCCATGTTCAGGCCCTCAGGCTCACGCCGGCTGCGGTGGGCTCACGCGCTGCGGCGCTTTGCCGCCCCCGCGCCTCCAGCTCCACCCAGGCCTCACGCAGGGTGGAAAGCAGGCGCATCACTTCGTCCAGCCCGGCCGGGTCGTTTTTCAGATTGGCGGTGGCCAGCCGGCGCTTCATGTAGTCATAGAGGTCGTTGAGGTTGCGGGCGATCTCGCCCCCTTCCCCCTGGTTGAGGACGGCGCGCAAGCCCTCGATGATGCCGATGGCCTTGGAGATCAGCGCGCCTTTTTCCGCGAACTGCTTTTCCTGCATGCGCCCCTTGGCGGTGGCCAGTGCACTCAGGGCGCCGTCATAGAGGAGCACGATGAGCTGTACCGGACTGGCCGTCGTCACGGCCGTCTCCAGGTCCACGCTCGCGTAGGCATTGAGTGCCCGGTTCATGGTGTTCATCGTTGCCATCCGTCCTTTCGTCGTTCAGCGGGAAAGTTGCGATAACTGACGCATGAGCATCGTGCTCGCCTGCTGCATGCTGCCCAACATGGCATCCAGAGCGGCGAACTGGGCGCGCAGGCGCTGCTCCATGCGGTCCAGCCGCACCGAGAGCTGATCCTTGCGCGCCTCGATGTCGGAGATCGTCGCATTGAGCCCCTGGGTGGCGGCATCGAGCACCCCGTTGGTTTGCAGGAGGTTGTCAAGCTCGGTATAGAGCCGCTGGGCAAAACCCTGGCCGGGATCGGTGAAGAGCGCAATGACCTTGTCCAGCTTGTTGGTGAGGGCGGCGTTGAAGTCACTGCCATTGAGGGCGAGCGTGCCGTCCTTCTGGATGCTGATGCCGATCTGCGCCAGATAGTTGAAATCGTTGCCCGGCAGGTTGATCGCGGTGTTGAACACACCTTGCAACTGCGCGCCGATGGTGAGCACAGTGTTGCTCGCCTCCAGCGTGCCACCCTTTTCATGCAGCTCGTCCATGTCCTTCACCAGCTTGTTGTAGGCGCTGATGAAATCGTTGACCCGGCCGGTGATGGCGTCGGTATCCACGGCCACACTCAGCTCCGAGCTGCCCGCGGCCTTGAGCTTGAGGGTCACCCCCTGGATGACGCCGGAGACGGTGTTGGAGGCACTGGTGATGCCCGACAGCCCGTCCACGGTGAGGATGGCATCCTGCGCCGCCACCGTCTGCGTCAGGTTCTGCGCGCCGGTCACGTAGGACAGACGGGAAAGCCCGGCATTGTCCGTATTGTTGCCATCGTTGTCCGCCACCGCCACCGTGATGGCCTTGGCCGCCCCCGTTTCGTTGGGGGAGAGCACGAGGCGAAAACCACTGCCATCGTTGAGAATGGTGGCGGACACGCCGAAATTGCCCGCCGCCGAATTGATCGCATTGGCAATGCCGGCGAGGGTGTGGTTGCTGCTGTCAATGGTGACGGTGAAGCTTGACGAGCCGTTGCTGATGGTGAGGGTGCCCTCCCCCACCGCCGTCGTCCCCGTATCGGCAAAGGCACCGGAGACGAGCTTCTGTGCCTGGGCAAGCTGCACCACCGTGATGGAATGACTACCCACCAACGCCGTGCTGTCGGCGGTGGCGGTGAAATAGGCGTCGCTGGCGGGCGTCGCCTTGAAAACCTGAAAATCCGTCGTGTCCTTGAGGTTGGCGATGGCGCTCTGCAGCGCCGCAAGACTGCTCTTCAACCGGCCGTAAGCCGAGATTTCCGCCTGGAGCTGGGATTTTCTCTGATCCAACACATTGAGCGGCCGCCGCTCGATGGCCATCAGTTGGGAGACTAGCCCGTTGACATCAAGGTTGGAGCCGATGCCTGCGGAAGAGATTGCCATCTTTCGTACTCCTTGCGCTTCCC contains the following coding sequences:
- a CDS encoding flagellar hook-length control protein FliK — protein: MTVNDVLAQLQQLLRKSTPLVEGAERLPESFLRFSPGQQVTATVLSQLPNGRFLVQVNDQHLDLNLPRNTQPGSQVELRYVGAHPRPTFLLETQPAASPRPAVNLSDTARFIHALLSRAGQPGEETAALARSTPILPAPPANGAPDVAQLALALKSTLTHSGLFYESHQAQWVTGQRTLAELLREPQGRLAEPRAHLAARAGMADLDARPMAPQPPEGGASRESAPRESSVPVPPAEPREPVHPQAAALVRQQLEVLDLRQLVWQGELWPGQTLRWEVEEREGEGSAPGEREWATRVHLTLPRLGEVEARLRLTAQGVQVDILATPESAPRLGAQVKALRAGFERAGLLLAQVRVATHG
- a CDS encoding DUF2802 domain-containing protein — protein: MEGAFVLTWKEILIGAMVILGVYVAELLLLMYGGRGRGLGFLRRGAQTRELVELRREVAELRERLARLEASATVAEEAPSTPYSKAFQLAKQGLDVAEVAASCGISRAEAELIVAMQRGGRI
- a CDS encoding flagellar protein FliT, with amino-acid sequence MDAAEALSRYREIRKTTQRMLEAARAGEWDRLVELEAARRDLIGAVTAESVSFGPLAAEKDALIQAVLEADREITALTRAWMDEMSEVLASVHAQRRLERAYHGG
- the fliS gene encoding flagellar export chaperone FliS, with the translated sequence MNTMNRALNAYASVDLETAVTTASPVQLIVLLYDGALSALATAKGRMQEKQFAEKGALISKAIGIIEGLRAVLNQGEGGEIARNLNDLYDYMKRRLATANLKNDPAGLDEVMRLLSTLREAWVELEARGRQSAAAREPTAAGVSLRA
- the fliD gene encoding flagellar filament capping protein FliD — its product is MAISSAGIGSNLDVNGLVSQLMAIERRPLNVLDQRKSQLQAEISAYGRLKSSLAALQSAIANLKDTTDFQVFKATPASDAYFTATADSTALVGSHSITVVQLAQAQKLVSGAFADTGTTAVGEGTLTISNGSSSFTVTIDSSNHTLAGIANAINSAAGNFGVSATILNDGSGFRLVLSPNETGAAKAITVAVADNDGNNTDNAGLSRLSYVTGAQNLTQTVAAQDAILTVDGLSGITSASNTVSGVIQGVTLKLKAAGSSELSVAVDTDAITGRVNDFISAYNKLVKDMDELHEKGGTLEASNTVLTIGAQLQGVFNTAINLPGNDFNYLAQIGISIQKDGTLALNGSDFNAALTNKLDKVIALFTDPGQGFAQRLYTELDNLLQTNGVLDAATQGLNATISDIEARKDQLSVRLDRMEQRLRAQFAALDAMLGSMQQASTMLMRQLSQLSR